One Candidatus Thermoplasmatota archaeon DNA window includes the following coding sequences:
- a CDS encoding aspartate dehydrogenase: MKLGIIGCGAIGTDVAKAADKMKEIQKIYLFDINKSASEKLSKELNKAQIKNVEDFLDDVDVVFEAASQQAVTQYGLKILNAGKDLVIMSLGSLFDDKFRKKLEDASRKNGCKIYLPSGAVCGIDGVLAASMEKLDSVTLVTTKPPESLDVKVDKRTIIFRGNAREAVKKFPKNINVAACLSLAGLGFDKTKVEIVADPVETRNNHKILAHGRFGRLRAEVENMPNPNNPKSSYMASLSAIAILRRIVDPIQIG; this comes from the coding sequence ATGAAACTTGGCATTATAGGTTGTGGCGCTATAGGAACAGATGTAGCAAAAGCAGCAGATAAAATGAAAGAAATACAGAAAATTTACCTTTTTGACATAAACAAATCTGCATCAGAGAAACTATCTAAGGAGTTAAATAAAGCACAGATAAAAAACGTGGAAGATTTTTTAGATGATGTTGACGTTGTTTTCGAAGCAGCATCACAGCAAGCCGTAACCCAGTATGGATTAAAAATATTAAACGCGGGAAAAGATTTAGTTATAATGAGCCTTGGTAGTTTATTTGATGATAAATTCAGAAAAAAGTTAGAGGATGCATCTCGAAAAAATGGATGTAAGATATATCTACCATCTGGTGCAGTATGTGGTATAGATGGTGTTTTAGCTGCAAGCATGGAAAAACTTGATAGCGTTACTCTTGTCACAACAAAACCTCCTGAGTCATTAGATGTAAAGGTAGATAAACGAACAATTATTTTCAGAGGAAATGCACGCGAAGCTGTTAAAAAATTCCCGAAAAACATCAATGTTGCAGCATGCCTCTCTCTAGCTGGTTTAGGTTTTGATAAAACCAAAGTAGAAATTGTTGCAGACCCTGTTGAAACAAGGAATAACCACAAGATACTTGCACATGGGAGATTTGGTAGATTACGCGCTGAAGTAGAAAATATGCCTAACCCAAATAACCCTAAGTCTAGCTATATGGCGTCGCTATCCGCTATTGCTATATTACGTAGGATCGTTGACCCTATACAGATAGGTTAA